The genomic interval CGCGCCAGCGCCTCGTCCACGGAGATCTCGCTGAGCGTGAGGCTCTGGGCCAACTCCTGCTCGAAGGCCGCATCCTCGCCCGGCACGGCGAAGGAGAGCAGCCCGCGCGGCGTCAGCAGCGGCTTGTCGCTGAAGCCGGCCGGCGGATCGCGGAAGAAGGCGCCGCTGGCCTGTGTCAGCGCGCGGATGACGGGCGGGCCGTAGTCGACGATGTACATGGCCGCCGAGCGGCCGGTGGCGTGGTAGCCCGGCTGGCGCTCGCCTTCCAGCACGACGATCCCGCCCCCGTCGCCGCGATCCGCCGCCAGGGTGGCCGCGAGCGAGGCGCCGGCGATGCCGCCGCCCACGATCAGGATGTCCGCCTCGCGGTCCGCCATTCGTCGCCTCCCTCAACCCGGTGCGGGGCGCACGCTGCCAGCTCGGTGGGGCCGGCGGCCACGCATTCTTACGCGATCGCCCGGCCGCGGCTTCGCGCAGCCTGAACGCGGCTCAAGCCGGCTTGCACCCTTGTCGCTGGTGCGCACTCCGGCTGAGCGGGACACTCGATCCAGGACCTTCGGGTTCCCAAGCTCAGCTGGAGGAAACGCCATGACCGCCCATCATCTGCCGACCGCCACCCGCCCCAACGCTTCCACCGGCTTCGGCATCCGCCTCGCGGCCCGGGTCGCGGCCGTCCTCGATGCCGGGGCGCGGCGCCGGCGCATCGCCCGCACGGTGCGCGCCCTGGAGCGCATGGACGACCGCAGCCTGACCGACATTGGCGTGCGCCGCCAGGACATCCGCTCGGTGGCCCGGCGCGTCGAGGACACGGGCGGGGACCTGCACGACGCGCTGCCCCCGCACGATTGAACCGGACGCCGCCCCACGCTCGCGCAACCCGGGCGGGCGCGACGTGCATCCGGCAGCCGTCAGCCGCCCGGCGCCGGTTCCCGGTCGGCGGCGAGCTGCCGGATCCAGCGCATGACGCGGCGCGCCGCCGCCGTCGGGGTGACGTCCGCGGGCGTGCACAGGTAGTAGCCGGCTTGCGTGGTGTGGCCGGTGCCGAAGGGGGTCACCAGGGCGCCCTTGGCCAGGTGCTCGTCCACCAGCGGGCGCCGGCCCATGGCGATGCCCAGGCCGTGCTCGGCGCCCTCCAGCACCTGCCCGGGGCCGTTGAGCACCATCGCCCCGTGCGTGGACGGCGGCGTCAGCCCTTGGGCGCGCGTCCACTCCGTCCACTCCTCCGGGTGCAGATCGCTGACGATCAGGCGCGCGCGGGCGAGCGCCGCCTCGGGGGCGCTTGCCGCGTCGGCGTCGAGA from Limimonas halophila carries:
- a CDS encoding DUF1127 domain-containing protein — encoded protein: MTAHHLPTATRPNASTGFGIRLAARVAAVLDAGARRRRIARTVRALERMDDRSLTDIGVRRQDIRSVARRVEDTGGDLHDALPPHD